The Crocosphaera sp. UHCC 0190 genome has a window encoding:
- a CDS encoding polyphosphate kinase 2 family protein, with translation MTDKHNHTDLSLNPFPIKKLDDLIRPFIVPPEQIFVPQKRKISLAKDYDPGYKADYLKKSKAKGHLKEGIKALAKYQDILYAENTHAVLIIFQAMDAAGKDSTIKHVMSGINPQGCQVHSFKAPSTKELNHDYLWRCSKALPERGRIGIFNRSYYEELLVTRVHPEILEQRPLSVSLIDNDIWKRRFEEINNFEKHLVNNGTIILKFFLNVSKEEQKERFLERINRPEKNWKFSVNDAKERSFWDDYMSVYEDMFNHTSTEYAPWYIIPADHKWFTRLVVAGIIYTQLKELNLKYPDVSDEQYQELLQAKAILESNE, from the coding sequence ATGACCGATAAACATAACCACACTGATTTATCCTTAAACCCATTTCCAATCAAAAAACTTGATGATTTGATTCGTCCTTTTATTGTGCCACCAGAACAGATTTTTGTGCCACAAAAACGGAAAATTTCTCTTGCAAAAGACTATGATCCAGGCTACAAAGCTGATTACCTCAAAAAGTCAAAAGCTAAAGGTCATTTAAAGGAAGGTATTAAGGCGTTAGCTAAATATCAGGATATTCTCTATGCCGAAAACACCCATGCTGTGCTAATTATCTTTCAGGCTATGGATGCGGCTGGTAAAGACAGTACCATTAAACACGTTATGTCGGGTATTAATCCTCAAGGATGTCAGGTGCATAGCTTTAAAGCACCATCTACAAAAGAGTTAAATCATGACTATTTGTGGCGATGTTCTAAGGCTTTACCCGAAAGAGGACGAATTGGCATTTTTAATCGCTCTTATTACGAAGAACTTTTAGTTACAAGAGTACATCCAGAAATCCTAGAGCAGCGACCGCTTTCTGTTAGTTTAATTGATAATGATATTTGGAAGCGTCGCTTTGAAGAAATCAACAACTTTGAGAAGCATCTGGTTAATAACGGGACGATCATCCTTAAATTTTTCCTCAATGTATCCAAAGAGGAGCAGAAAGAACGTTTTCTTGAACGGATTAATCGCCCTGAAAAGAATTGGAAATTCTCTGTAAATGATGCGAAAGAACGTAGCTTTTGGGATGACTATATGAGTGTCTATGAGGATATGTTCAATCACACCAGTACAGAATATGCTCCTTGGTATATTATCCCCGCCGATCACAAATGGTTTACTCGTCTAGTTGTAGCTGGCATCATTTACACCCAGTTAAAGGAACTAAACCTCAAGTATCCAGATGTCAGCGACGAACAATATCAAGAGCTTTTGCAAGCGAAGGCAATACTTGAAAGTAATGAGTAA
- a CDS encoding oleate hydratase — protein MNKESKAYLLGGGIGSLAAAAFMIRDGGFRGDNIFILEAKPVLGGSLDGIGNPVDGYSMRGGRMFTTDNYECTWDLFKSIPSLNSPGKTVFDETMEFNEQHQSNCLARLVDSRRAIVAVGSMGFSMENRRELLTLSLADEDELGASCITDWLSPEFFETEFWYMWSTTFAFQPWHSAVEFKRYLHRFMLEFSRIETLAGVKRTIYNQYDSLVLPIQSWLAARDVHFILDSQVTDLDHNTEKGKLVVTGIHYQQNGQSKTLPVKDGDFVFLQNGSMTDASSLGSMTNAPKKLTKQDCKSWSVWEKLAAENPDFGNPSAFNSSIAESCWESFTVTLKNPSFFDKITKFSGNEPGTGGLVTFKDSNWLMSIVLAHQPHFANQPADIQVFWGYALFPDKVGNFVPKPMSDCNGEEILQELCGHLRFDFDVVESANCIPCRMPYITSMFMPRLRKDRPLPIPHSSKNLALISQFVEIPNDVVFTVEYSVRAAQIAVYQFLSIDHQIPPISAHDKSLRVEFEALIKAFN, from the coding sequence ATGAATAAGGAATCTAAGGCCTATTTGTTGGGCGGTGGTATCGGCTCATTAGCCGCCGCAGCTTTCATGATTCGAGACGGTGGCTTCAGGGGCGACAATATTTTTATCCTAGAAGCAAAACCCGTCCTAGGAGGGAGTTTGGATGGAATAGGAAACCCTGTAGACGGTTATTCCATGCGGGGGGGGCGGATGTTTACGACTGACAATTACGAATGTACTTGGGATCTTTTCAAATCGATTCCCTCCCTGAATTCACCGGGTAAAACTGTATTTGACGAAACGATGGAGTTTAATGAGCAGCACCAGTCAAATTGTCTGGCGCGTCTGGTTGACAGTCGCAGGGCAATAGTCGCAGTGGGTTCGATGGGCTTTTCCATGGAAAATCGTCGGGAATTGCTAACACTAAGCCTTGCTGATGAGGATGAATTGGGGGCCAGTTGTATCACAGATTGGCTTTCCCCTGAATTTTTCGAGACAGAATTCTGGTATATGTGGTCTACTACCTTTGCATTCCAGCCCTGGCATAGTGCCGTTGAATTCAAGCGTTACTTGCATCGTTTTATGCTCGAATTCTCTCGCATTGAAACCCTTGCGGGGGTTAAGCGAACCATTTATAATCAGTATGATTCTTTAGTTCTGCCGATCCAGAGTTGGCTTGCAGCCCGCGATGTTCATTTTATCCTAGATTCTCAGGTGACGGATCTCGATCACAACACAGAAAAGGGTAAGTTGGTTGTGACAGGTATTCATTATCAGCAGAATGGTCAAAGTAAAACCCTCCCGGTTAAAGACGGGGATTTTGTTTTTCTGCAAAACGGTTCTATGACCGATGCTTCAAGTTTGGGGTCAATGACGAATGCACCCAAAAAGCTGACCAAACAGGATTGCAAAAGCTGGAGTGTGTGGGAAAAACTGGCGGCGGAAAACCCAGATTTCGGGAATCCTTCGGCTTTTAACAGCAGTATTGCTGAGTCTTGCTGGGAATCTTTCACTGTCACCCTTAAAAATCCCTCATTCTTCGACAAGATCACCAAATTTAGTGGCAATGAACCGGGAACTGGCGGACTCGTAACTTTTAAAGACTCAAATTGGCTCATGTCTATCGTATTAGCACATCAACCCCATTTTGCCAATCAGCCGGCCGATATCCAGGTGTTTTGGGGATATGCCCTTTTTCCCGATAAAGTAGGTAATTTTGTTCCTAAACCAATGAGCGACTGCAACGGAGAAGAAATTCTTCAAGAACTCTGCGGTCATTTACGATTTGATTTTGATGTGGTGGAATCGGCTAATTGTATTCCTTGCAGAATGCCCTACATCACCAGTATGTTTATGCCTCGTTTACGGAAGGATCGACCCTTGCCGATTCCTCATAGCTCGAAAAACCTAGCTTTGATCAGCCAGTTTGTGGAAATTCCTAATGATGTAGTCTTTACGGTTGAGTATTCGGTGCGGGCTGCTCAGATAGCAGTCTATCAATTTCTAAGTATAGATCACCAGATTCCTCCCATCTCGGCTCATGACAAATCACTGCGAGTGGAGTTTGAGGCTTTGATCAAAGCGTTTAATTGA
- a CDS encoding type II CAAX endopeptidase family protein, with amino-acid sequence MKPKRRSLKQIGLFLLYTFSITWFCWLTIIIGNRYFNALWYGEPLFWIPNLIGGLGPAISSYIIYRQFKEDFAEESFVRFVFGKKLDRKVWLIFGLFSFWRLFMIWISFGIKNPISILSLVINLPLLILFGGLEELGWRGILQPKLEKVINYLPSVLIVGIIWSIWHLPLWFIKGTVQTSFPFGLYLFSVIIVSSSFTTLYKYTNNLFFCILSHAWFNGCIGLALYIGNNGALQLNLNWKVIIVFSFELIVSVILGIAYTRKKYLLFNTRK; translated from the coding sequence ATGAAACCAAAGAGGCGATCGCTAAAGCAAATCGGACTTTTTCTACTTTACACTTTTTCTATAACATGGTTTTGTTGGTTAACTATTATCATCGGGAACAGATATTTTAATGCTCTTTGGTATGGTGAGCCTTTATTTTGGATACCGAACTTAATTGGTGGGTTGGGTCCAGCAATTAGTTCTTATATTATTTATCGACAGTTCAAGGAAGATTTTGCTGAAGAATCTTTTGTTAGGTTTGTCTTTGGTAAAAAACTAGATAGAAAAGTGTGGCTGATATTTGGATTATTCTCATTCTGGCGTTTGTTTATGATTTGGATTTCTTTTGGAATCAAGAATCCTATATCCATTCTCTCTCTGGTTATTAATTTACCACTGCTTATCCTTTTCGGTGGATTAGAGGAATTAGGATGGCGTGGGATTTTGCAACCTAAATTAGAAAAGGTAATTAATTATTTACCTTCTGTCCTTATTGTGGGAATTATATGGAGTATATGGCATTTGCCATTATGGTTTATCAAAGGAACAGTTCAAACTTCATTCCCATTTGGATTGTATCTATTTTCGGTAATAATTGTAAGTTCAAGCTTTACAACTCTATATAAATACACAAATAACTTATTTTTCTGTATATTAAGTCATGCCTGGTTTAATGGATGTATTGGGTTAGCTTTATATATAGGTAATAATGGAGCCTTGCAGCTAAATTTGAATTGGAAAGTAATTATAGTTTTCTCCTTTGAGCTAATAGTATCTGTCATTTTGGGAATAGCATATACTCGTAAGAAATACCTTCTGTTTAACACCAGAAAATAG
- a CDS encoding DUF6920 family protein, with translation MTKQISLNTLWNSAISKDRVFHPYEFSHLPETARQYLEHAIAPGTAIASAVRLLMHGEIKLKKWIPFKAEQVICWERGLIWSATAWLNGFPIWGSDRIIDGVGAMQWKLLGLFPVMTATDSDITRSTFGRLQTESTLLPSVFCGDDVSWTKMDSSHLHSSFVVQGERGELARLRIGWYFGTERFESEGEFFRVTIDDAIYR, from the coding sequence ATGACTAAACAAATTTCTCTCAATACGCTTTGGAATTCAGCCATATCTAAAGATCGTGTATTCCACCCTTATGAATTCTCTCACCTACCAGAAACAGCAAGACAGTATCTTGAACACGCGATCGCTCCTGGAACTGCGATCGCTTCTGCGGTTCGATTACTTATGCACGGCGAGATAAAATTAAAGAAATGGATTCCCTTCAAAGCAGAGCAAGTCATTTGCTGGGAACGTGGGCTGATTTGGAGTGCTACGGCATGGCTGAACGGTTTCCCAATTTGGGGATCAGATCGCATCATAGACGGCGTAGGGGCTATGCAGTGGAAGCTTTTAGGGCTGTTCCCTGTTATGACGGCGACTGATTCTGATATTACGCGATCTACTTTCGGTCGTCTCCAGACAGAATCAACCTTATTGCCGTCTGTTTTCTGTGGTGATGATGTCTCATGGACAAAAATGGATTCATCGCACCTACATTCGAGTTTTGTCGTGCAGGGTGAGAGAGGGGAACTTGCTCGTCTACGCATTGGGTGGTACTTTGGCACTGAGCGGTTTGAGTCGGAGGGTGAGTTTTTCCGAGTCACCATTGATGACGCAATCTATCGGTGA
- the zds gene encoding 9,9'-di-cis-zeta-carotene desaturase: MRVAIVGAGLAGMATAIDLVDAGCEVEIFESRPFVGGKVGSWVDNDGNHIEMGLHVFFGCYYNLFALMEKVGAIDNLRLKEHTHIFINRGGKVGELDFRFLTGAPFHGLKAFFTTSQLSTIDKMANSLALGTSPIVRGLIDFEGAMKTIRDLDSISFADWFRNHGGNNGSLQKMWNPIAYALGFIDTENISARCMLTIFLFFATKTEASILRMLEGSPHEYLHKPIVNYLESRGVKIYTRRRVREILYQETEEKTQVNGIIVADGETEETITADAYVCACDVPGIQRLIPDGWRKWATFDNIYKLEAVPVATVQLRFDGWVTELQDEAKRKQLKEAAGIDNLLYTADADFSCFSDLALSSPGDYYKEGQGSLLQLVLTPGDPFIKAKNEDIANHVLKQVQELFPSSRELNMTWYSVVKLAQSLYREAPGMDVYRPSQATPITNFFLAGSYTQQDYIDSMEGATISGKQAAKVILAQAENLKTSPQVSTIR; this comes from the coding sequence ATGCGAGTTGCGATCGTTGGTGCAGGTTTAGCAGGAATGGCCACAGCTATCGACTTAGTAGATGCAGGGTGCGAAGTGGAAATCTTTGAATCTCGTCCCTTTGTAGGCGGAAAAGTCGGTAGTTGGGTGGATAATGACGGTAATCACATCGAAATGGGGTTGCACGTCTTTTTTGGTTGTTATTATAATCTTTTTGCCCTGATGGAAAAAGTCGGGGCGATCGATAATTTACGCTTAAAGGAACATACTCACATTTTTATTAATCGTGGGGGTAAAGTAGGAGAATTAGATTTTCGCTTCCTCACAGGTGCGCCTTTTCATGGCTTAAAAGCCTTTTTTACCACCTCTCAACTATCTACTATTGATAAAATGGCTAATTCCTTGGCATTAGGAACAAGTCCTATAGTTCGAGGGTTAATCGACTTTGAAGGGGCCATGAAAACCATCCGCGATCTTGATTCTATCAGTTTTGCTGATTGGTTTAGGAATCATGGGGGAAATAATGGCAGTTTGCAAAAAATGTGGAACCCCATCGCCTATGCGTTAGGGTTTATTGATACGGAGAATATTTCTGCCCGTTGTATGTTGACAATTTTCCTATTTTTTGCTACTAAAACCGAAGCATCTATCTTAAGAATGTTAGAGGGTTCTCCCCATGAATATCTCCATAAACCTATTGTTAATTATTTAGAAAGTCGTGGGGTGAAAATTTATACAAGGCGACGAGTTAGAGAGATTTTATATCAAGAAACTGAGGAAAAAACTCAAGTAAATGGCATAATTGTGGCCGATGGAGAAACGGAAGAAACCATTACCGCAGATGCTTATGTTTGTGCTTGTGATGTACCAGGAATTCAGCGATTAATTCCCGATGGGTGGCGTAAATGGGCGACCTTTGATAACATTTATAAATTAGAAGCTGTTCCGGTGGCAACGGTACAATTGCGCTTTGATGGTTGGGTCACAGAATTACAAGATGAAGCGAAACGGAAGCAATTAAAAGAAGCAGCAGGAATTGATAATTTATTGTACACTGCGGACGCTGATTTTTCCTGTTTTTCTGATTTAGCCTTAAGTAGTCCTGGGGATTATTACAAAGAAGGACAGGGATCACTTTTACAATTAGTTTTAACCCCTGGTGATCCATTTATTAAAGCCAAAAATGAAGACATTGCCAACCATGTTTTAAAACAAGTTCAGGAACTTTTTCCCTCATCACGGGAACTCAATATGACCTGGTATAGTGTGGTAAAATTAGCTCAATCTCTCTATCGAGAAGCCCCAGGAATGGACGTTTATCGCCCTTCTCAAGCAACCCCGATCACTAATTTCTTCTTAGCAGGAAGTTACACCCAACAGGATTATATTGATAGTATGGAAGGAGCAACTATTTCAGGGAAACAAGCGGCTAAAGTGATCTTAGCGCAAGCTGAAAATCTGAAAACTTCCCCCCAAGTTTCAACAATTCGCTAA
- a CDS encoding SRPBCC family protein — MSNWLEHSVQIEVDAPIDLVWSLWSDLEQMPKWMKWIDSVQILEENPELSRWKLASSGFEFTWLSKILKVTPNQIIQWESVDGLPNRGAIRFYDRQGSSIVRLSVAYGIPGWLGKLMDNLFLGRIVESTIMADLERFRDYAMKAKQQ; from the coding sequence ATGTCTAATTGGTTAGAACATAGCGTACAAATTGAAGTCGATGCCCCCATAGATTTAGTGTGGAGTTTATGGTCAGATCTCGAACAAATGCCTAAATGGATGAAATGGATTGATTCAGTTCAAATATTAGAGGAAAATCCCGAATTATCCCGTTGGAAATTAGCGAGTAGTGGCTTTGAATTTACTTGGTTATCGAAGATTTTAAAAGTAACTCCCAACCAAATTATACAATGGGAATCTGTTGATGGATTACCGAATCGTGGGGCGATTCGCTTTTATGATCGACAAGGTAGTAGTATTGTTCGTTTAAGTGTTGCTTATGGCATTCCAGGGTGGTTAGGTAAGTTAATGGATAATTTATTTTTAGGCAGAATTGTTGAGTCTACTATTATGGCAGACTTAGAAAGATTTAGGGATTATGCTATGAAAGCAAAACAACAGTAA
- a CDS encoding Rieske 2Fe-2S domain-containing protein has translation MTTLLRNCWYVALPSQQLKPGKMVHKKMLGEPVLVGRRKDGEVFAMRDICPHRGIPLQYGWMDGDDVCCRYHGWQFSTNDGRCSVIPSLTEYDDLDISRIRVPTYPCREVQGNIWVYFAEDTKKEIDPATIPPVPTIPDFGKVEPGISEIIHFDCHMDHAIIGLMDPAHGPYIHSSWWWRSGRRKFTVKEKLYEPVPQGFRLVPYDMPVSARPYKILGNKVSIEIVFELPSVRTEILRGDRYSACLLTTITPIDETQCEAFQSMYWTIPWMGAFKPLLSFLTRKFLYQDRDVVIQQQEGLMYDPALMLIDDADTQAKWYFRLKQEYQKAQAENRPFKNPVEPRILRWRS, from the coding sequence ATGACAACCCTATTGCGTAACTGTTGGTATGTTGCCTTACCTAGCCAACAACTAAAACCAGGTAAAATGGTACATAAAAAAATGCTTGGTGAACCCGTTTTAGTGGGACGGCGTAAAGATGGGGAAGTCTTTGCCATGCGTGATATTTGCCCCCATCGAGGCATTCCCCTACAATATGGCTGGATGGATGGGGATGACGTATGTTGTCGTTATCATGGTTGGCAATTTAGTACCAATGACGGACGTTGTAGCGTAATTCCTTCCTTAACAGAATATGATGACCTAGATATTAGTCGCATTCGGGTTCCCACTTATCCCTGTCGAGAAGTACAAGGGAACATTTGGGTGTATTTTGCGGAAGACACCAAAAAAGAAATTGACCCCGCAACCATTCCCCCAGTGCCGACTATTCCTGATTTTGGTAAAGTTGAACCAGGAATCTCGGAAATTATCCATTTTGATTGTCACATGGATCATGCAATAATTGGATTGATGGACCCGGCCCACGGCCCCTATATCCATAGTTCTTGGTGGTGGCGTAGTGGCCGCCGTAAGTTTACGGTAAAAGAAAAGCTATATGAACCTGTACCCCAAGGATTTCGTCTCGTTCCCTATGATATGCCAGTCAGTGCGCGTCCTTATAAGATTTTAGGCAATAAAGTCTCGATTGAGATTGTCTTTGAGTTGCCCAGTGTACGGACAGAAATCTTAAGAGGCGATCGCTATTCTGCTTGTTTATTAACGACGATTACCCCCATTGATGAAACCCAATGTGAGGCGTTTCAGAGTATGTATTGGACAATTCCTTGGATGGGTGCATTCAAACCGTTATTAAGCTTTTTAACCCGTAAATTTCTCTATCAAGATCGAGATGTAGTCATTCAACAACAAGAAGGTTTGATGTATGATCCTGCCTTAATGTTAATTGATGATGCCGATACTCAAGCAAAATGGTATTTTCGTCTAAAACAAGAATATCAAAAAGCTCAAGCCGAAAACCGACCTTTTAAAAATCCTGTGGAACCCAGAATATTACGCTGGAGAAGTTAG
- a CDS encoding hemolysin XhlA family protein — translation MSQTPITVTYSLEEVLGEIKQSIKEVNQKLEKLNNIEVELAEIKTEVKNLKEDVKELKGSTRAQIWTLIGILLTAVGGFVLRFFFSGNP, via the coding sequence ATGAGTCAAACACCCATCACAGTAACTTACTCTTTAGAGGAAGTCTTAGGAGAAATCAAACAAAGTATCAAAGAGGTTAACCAGAAGTTAGAGAAACTTAATAACATTGAAGTGGAACTGGCAGAAATCAAAACAGAAGTAAAAAACCTCAAAGAAGATGTCAAGGAACTCAAAGGGTCAACTAGAGCGCAAATTTGGACTCTTATAGGCATTTTACTAACAGCAGTTGGTGGTTTTGTGCTGAGGTTCTTTTTTTCAGGTAATCCTTAA